In the Mycolicibacter sp. MU0102 genome, one interval contains:
- the yidC gene encoding membrane protein insertase YidC, giving the protein MWLWYKAFGLLLGPASFFTWALSVVFLVFTLRALLYKPFVKQIRTTRQMQELQPQIKALQKKYGKDRQKMALEMQKLQREHGFNPILGCLPMLAQVPVFLGLFHVLRSFNRTSTGIGQLGLSPDLNRQLGNYFFSAADVGNFLDANLFGAPLGATMIQRTGLDAFTEFNRLSVIVVGVPIMIAAGIATYFNSRASVARQSPEAAANPQTAMMNKLALYVFPLGVVVGGPFLPLAIILYWFSNNIWTFGQQHYVFGLIAKEEEAKKEEALRRRAANAPAPGAKPKRGSRAATTEAAAEAEGAVEETGAIEAEAGETGNSEAAKRSPNRPAARGGRPGAGAKPKKRKR; this is encoded by the coding sequence TCACGTTGCGGGCGCTGCTGTACAAGCCGTTCGTCAAGCAGATCCGGACCACCCGGCAGATGCAGGAGCTGCAGCCGCAGATCAAGGCGTTGCAGAAGAAGTACGGCAAGGACCGCCAGAAAATGGCGCTGGAGATGCAAAAGCTCCAGCGCGAGCACGGCTTCAACCCGATCCTCGGGTGTCTGCCGATGCTTGCACAGGTCCCGGTCTTCCTGGGTCTGTTCCATGTGCTCCGGTCCTTCAACCGGACCAGCACCGGGATCGGTCAGCTTGGCCTGTCGCCCGATCTGAACCGCCAGCTGGGCAACTACTTCTTCAGCGCGGCCGACGTCGGAAACTTCCTCGACGCGAATCTGTTCGGTGCGCCGCTGGGCGCGACCATGATCCAACGCACCGGGCTGGACGCCTTCACGGAGTTCAACCGGCTGTCGGTGATTGTGGTTGGGGTGCCGATCATGATCGCGGCCGGTATCGCGACGTACTTCAATAGCCGGGCGTCGGTTGCGCGGCAGAGCCCAGAAGCCGCGGCCAACCCGCAGACCGCGATGATGAACAAGCTGGCGCTCTATGTCTTCCCGCTGGGCGTGGTGGTCGGTGGGCCTTTCCTGCCGCTGGCGATCATCTTGTACTGGTTCTCCAACAACATCTGGACGTTCGGCCAGCAGCACTACGTGTTCGGTCTGATCGCCAAGGAGGAAGAGGCCAAGAAGGAGGAGGCGCTGCGGCGTCGCGCGGCCAACGCGCCGGCCCCCGGGGCTAAGCCCAAGCGGGGGAGCCGGGCGGCCACGACCGAGGCCGCCGCCGAAGCCGAGGGTGCTGTCGAGGAGACGGGTGCCATCGAGGCGGAGGCCGGCGAGACCGGGAACTCTGAGGCCGCCAAGCGAAGCCCGAATCGACCCGCTGCCCGTGGTGGCCGGCCGGGCGCCGGGGCTAAGCCGAAGAAACGTAAGCGGTGA